Proteins found in one Sphingobacteriales bacterium genomic segment:
- a CDS encoding class I SAM-dependent methyltransferase has translation MKREKTAEHHLDDPQTTVHHGEIIKNKVFLRKIYIDWYNFLLKETPNLPEGKIVELGSGGGFLKELLDMPFEEESLSAIFMIDVLHHIPRCDLFFSEAQRTLKKAVKLL, from the coding sequence GTGAAGCGGGAAAAAACAGCAGAGCATCATTTAGATGACCCTCAAACAACAGTTCATCATGGCGAAATCATAAAAAACAAGGTTTTTTTAAGAAAAATTTATATTGATTGGTACAATTTTTTACTAAAAGAAACTCCCAATTTACCCGAAGGAAAAATAGTAGAGTTAGGTTCGGGAGGAGGTTTTTTGAAAGAGTTGCTAGATATGCCTTTTGAAGAGGAGAGTTTGAGTGCAATTTTTATGATAGATGTGCTGCACCATATTCCGCGCTGCGATTTGTTTTTTTCCGAAGCCCAGCGCACACTGAAAAAGGCGGTAAAATTATTATGA